In one window of Drosophila mauritiana strain mau12 chromosome X, ASM438214v1, whole genome shotgun sequence DNA:
- the LOC117148382 gene encoding serine-rich adhesin for platelets isoform X3, which yields MLQNSNGAAAAHSAASAVATPAAAASAAAAAAAAAVAAAANNAALAASSIQPKLIVIRRRPNQGFGFTLRHFIAYPPEDDQASSSASGLVSGSATGATAASVSTNWPQEASSAAGSSSGSSSSVGVAGITGLEPTSPTSLPPYQVKAMETIFIKEVQANGPAHYANLQTGDRVLMVNNQPIAGIAYSTIVSMIKQTPAVLTLHVVPKECDVLQMHYTSIAHTPESNRLTMSTHSPSLLANGSHKTTFPAAAAVAAPPHQQQQQQQLISYPAVAAVTTSSPAGSPQSQSQAHPNPHHAPSLHGGSRSGSITSTASGGITILSQPFYPQQQQQQQQQQQHRHPALTGGSSSIDFGDMAHGLRQHQQQQQQQQHLYQQQQQHHQFMRANQPPNLTVLSASSATNTPTPTARQPKSATSHNQALYAVGAGPSSAAGSGSGSLSGGSENSDLMIRLRESIKQKEEFLKSPVPASMTSASSINGNQAQSSSPAQQQHLQQHQQHFFPSHTPPGGVQVVVPPPRSRHQVMLKQQQQQQQQQQQQHHVLGYDMYHSGGKLVQRSSTAPGSVCHHHQQQQQHHLYHQQQHQQLQQTQHRQVMINNNAKYAKDLDYFETLQETGVTNKVFERKLVSHMSKGFDPFKPLSINTSALESSASTSSSSATTTVKKQSVLYESLQQHPLAKYHQTQQQTTTTTTVDGQTSSRMELHKATLANATIDPVPVGSSKFVTLPDKPSAGSSVATLADIAESSAAAIVDSASGSGNVVRRYKPLSSSSFDEGKPMRRISYLRATNNETDFNAEAAAGGDAAATGPSGPASASAASSASGPTPSSAPAPAPAPAPLPISIPIPVAAVVEPQKTKSLVEEHPDPTYDVIGGTGGGHEFIETPNGLEDVRLSAHGSRRASMSSDMRSSIHIDAELNGKYVPNELEAFETEIEIKSSCINGKRMSEYRSWRQVKLEIKGDLLRIYSGRHAKSEHNVIELDIRNFKFFDESMDKKKYLIRMQSKPSPSGAHLASLGNELNLDEGHDKLLASSGSSSANEPAANSASALTASTSSSTCSSGPYTEILFKTKSSNEMKRLFGLLQWKDSLNYDDNEHQPQGKQLAEPQKTVASASYLDDVQGGASAADSSPLSSHSGGIADASGSHHVSALPAAAAIVAATSDSISPVMKARKSSSHKHIPDKDLGSPKSKNWKDLLFRRGGSGSGGVSHHDLASPSACAAKQIGSIGVPLRSCPMSKVNAYVPHLVEVCTNIVETKGLGVVGIYRIPGNKAAISELSELVNTKDFQFESCASDDRWEDVNVVSSLLKLFIRSLPDALMPASYYINFIEADKKFGLERIVLLREIVESLPRHPYETMKHLIRHLCRVSGNCDVNRMEPKNLAIIFGPSIIRTPNDTLETAVKDMKHQCRIVELLVTQYDYFFEGGSLPDIAEVSGGTAAVSAAQPQQQTQEDQTSMLLHNLSKIERITERETTRTSRFMPQLRRKTHGKRSAVNSDTYSGESVLSLDYAKASASASASASSTASTSSSSTLHSGGKASASSSSSSTTKFSSSSSSACSTTAVAISSSISATSSKLLSANFKKRSTGGFLGSRSSHQTRKASLDEKDSGQSSGSLGHSLGVGINLAKEQQRSSVDISILLTDDDSSSRLSDTGSMSLTTITDTLDSKLRNLRSGSESNDENGSPEFPKNRRHTLGQPLHMHSENIPYADESPERLFHQFCNPLETAPLSLHLSRSCTATNTIGGDEKPSKQSGGVAPLPPSLLKAAHKLQHSATVPIHQGSSTAPTSGAATPVGTPTGSGGAGAIPSRSSSSSVTTLTKSIHPRFSNYLSYERGNAAAGGAERVVGSAGGAASDDDSEGSTTSDPKEKLLLGERPSPSFFIERYNKKRRDHRLFRSASFNCRNYSTRHITAQPSGGVAAGVSGGVAGAVAVGVACCQALSTTGLTKDEKTDMNLTKKRQIQNKQNRSIKRRHTVGGPHDYSASNGGCSNHSHGHDLAAINYNHHNRHHQQQLLKLGSATSGGGGSGAAAAETTTTTTTTTTVLRRLGTGQAGAEASVALPASSSGSSSNNNNSPQSDGSNGNGGGVAGVASSAPPTGVGVGGNNSSGSSSNSSSTSTTPAGNGDQVLEVGIRIKNINRGRF from the exons ATGTTACAAAACTCGAACGGCGCTGCCGCAGCGCATTCGGCAGCCTCAGCGGTGGCGACTCCGGCAGCGGCGgcatccgcagcagcagcggctgcTGCAGCGGCGGTGGCTGCAGCGGCCAACAACGCCGCTCTGGCCGCCTCCTCCATCCAGCCCAAGCTCATCGTCATCCGCCGGCGACCCAACCAGGGATTCGGGTTCACGCTGCGCCACTTCATCGCCTATCCGCCGGAAGATGACCAGGCATCATCATCCGCATCGGGTTTGGTATCGGGATCGGCGACAGGAGCAACGGCGGCATCGGTATCGACCAATTGGCCACAG GAAGCCTCCAGTGCGgcgggcagcagcagcggcagcagcagcagcgtcgGCGTCGCCGGGATCACCGGTTTGGAGCCAACGTCGCCGACGTCGCTGCCGCCGTACCAAGTGAAAGCGATGGAGACCATTTTCATCAAAGAGGTGCAGGCGAACGGACCGGCCCACTACGCCAACCTGCAGACGGGCGACCGCGTGCTGATGGTCAACAACCAGCCGATCGCTGGCATCGCCTACAGCACCATCGTCTCGATGATCAAGCAGACGCCGGCGGTCCTCACGCTGCACGTGGTGCCCAAGGAGTGCGATGTCCTGCAGATG CACTATACGAGCATTGCCCACACGCCGGAGTCGAATCGCCTGACCATGTCGACGCACTCGCCCTCGCTGCTGGCCAACGGCTCCCACAAGACCACATTtccagcggcggcagcagttgcagcaccaccgcatcagcagcagcagcagcaacagttgaTCTCATATCCCGCTGTTGCAGCCGTGACCACATCATCGCCGGCAGGATCGCcgcaatcccaatcccaagcGCACCCCAATCCCCATCATGCGCCATCCCTGCACGGAGGCAGTCGATCGGGCAGCATCACCAGCACGGCCAGCGGAGGCATCACCATCCTCAGTCAGCCGTTCTacccacagcagcagcagcagcagcagcaacagcagcaacatcgtcATCCAGCGCTGaccggcggcagcagcagcatcgatTTCGGGGACATGGCACATGGACTGCgccagcatcagcagcagcagcagcagcagcaacatctgtaccagcagcagcaacagcatcacCAGTTTATGCG TGCTAATCAGCCGCCAAATTTAACAGTATTATCGGCCAGCTCGGCAACGAACACGCCCACACCCACCGCCCGCCAGCCCAAGTCCGCGACGAGCCACAACCAGGCGTTGTATGCAGTCGGAGCGGGTCCGAGCTCAGCAGCCGGATCTGGGTCGGGATCCCTTTCGGGGGGCAGTGAGAACAGCGACCTGATGATCCGACTGCGCGAGTCCATCAAGCAGAAGGAGGAGTTCCTTAAGTCGCCGGTGCCCGCCTCCATGACCTCCGCCTCCTCGATCAACGGCAACCAGGCGCAGTCCTCATCGCcggcacagcagcaacacctgcagcagcaccagcagcactTCTTTCCCTCGCACACGCCGCCAGGCGGTGTCCAAGTGGTGGTGCCTCCACCGCGCAGTCGCCATCAAGTGATGctcaagcagcagcagcaacagcagcagcagcagcaacagcaacatcatgTCCTTGGCTACGACATGTACCACTCAGGTGGTAAGCTGGTGCAGCGGTCTTCCACGGCGCCTGGCAGTGtgtgccaccaccaccagcagcagcagcagcatcacctctatcaccagcagcaacatcagcagctccagcagacGCAACATCGCCAGGTGATGATCAACAACAATGCCAAGTATGCCAAGGATCTGGACTATTTTGAGACGTTGCAGGAGACAGGAGTCACCAATAAGGT CTTTGAGCGCAAGCTGGTGTCACACATGTCCAAGGGATTCGATCCGTTTAAGCCGCTGTCGATCAACACCAGTGCCCTGGAGTCGTCTGCCAGCACGTCGAGCAGTTCGGCTACCACGACGGTGAAGAAGCAAAGTGTGCTGTACGAATCCCTGCAGCAGCATCCGCTGGCCAAGTACCATCAGACGCAGCAGCAaacgacaacgacgacgacggTGGATGGACAGACGAGTAGCCGCATGGAGCTGCACAAGGCGACCCTGGCGAATGCCACCATCGATCCGGTGCCAGTGGGATCCAGCA AGTTTGTGACGCTGCCGGATAAGCCGTCTGCTGGTTCCTCCGTTGCCACCTTGGCGGACATCGCCGAGAGCAGTG CGGCAGCCATTGTGGACAGTGCGTCGGGAAGCGGCAACGTTGTGCGGCGCTACAAGCCATTATCCTCCAGCTCCTTCGACGAAGGCAAACCAATGCGTAGGATATCCTACCTGCGGGCAACCAACAATGAGACCGACTTCAATGCGGAGGCTGCCGCTGGCGGAGATGCCGCGGCAACAGGGCCATCAGGTCCAGCATCCGCATCAGCAGCTTCATCTGCATCTGGACCCACGCCCTcatctgctcctgctccagctccagcaccagcaccccTGCCTATTTCGATCCCCATTCCGGTGGCTGCTGTCGTCGAGCCGCAAAAGACGAAGTCCCTGGTGGAGGAGCATCCGGATCCCACCTACGATGTGATTGGAGGCACAGGCGGTGGCCACGAGTTCATCGAGACGCCGAACGGCCTGGAGGATGTGCGTCTGTCGGCCCACGGCAGTCGGAGGGCCTCCATGAGCAGTGACATGCGAAGCAG CATCCACATTGATGCCGAGTTGAATGGCAAGTATGTGCCAAACGAACTGGAGGCCTTTGAGACGGAAATCGAGATCAAGTCCTCTTGCATCAACGGAAAA CGCATGTCCGAGTACCGATCGTGGCGTCAGGTGAAGCTGGAGATCAAGGGAGATCTGCTGCGTATCTACTCAGGCCGCCATGCCAAATCGGAGCACAAT GTGATAGAACTTGATATTAGAAACTTTAAGTTCTTCGACGAGTCGATGGATAAGAAGAAATACTTGATCCGTATGCAGTCGAAGCCATCGCCCAGTGGAGCCCATTTGGCCTCCTTGGGCAACGAGTTAAACCTGGACGAGGGTCACGACAAGCTGCTAGCCTCGTCGGGCAGCAGCAGTGCGAATGAGCCCGCTGCCAACTCAGCATCGGCCCTGACCGCATCCACCTCCTCGTCCACCTGCAGCAGCGGTCCTTACACGGAGATCCTATTCAAGACGAAGAGCAGCAACGAGATGAAGCGTCTGTTCGGACTACTGCAGTGGAAGGACAGCCTCAACTACGATGATAAT GAGCATCAGCCACAGGGCAAGCAGTTGGCAGAACCACAGAAAACAGTGGCTAGCGCCAGTTACCTGGACGACGTCCAAGGTGGAGCGAGTGCAGCCGACAGCTCACCCTTGAGCTCCCATTCGGGTGGCATTGCAGACGCTAGTGGCAGTCACCATGTTTCTGCGCTACCAGCAGCTGCGGCTATTGTCGCTGCCACCAGCGACTCCATTTCGCCGGTGATGAAGGCAAGGAAGTCCTCTTCGCACAAGCATATACCTGATAAGGATTTAGGATCGCCCAAATCGAAGAACTGGAAGGATTTACTCTTCCGCCGTGGCGGCAGTGGCAGCGGAGGAGTGTCGCACCACGACTTGGCTTCGCCATCCGCCTGTGCAGCCAAGCAAATTGGATCCATTGGCGTTCCCCTGCGCAGCTGCCCCATGTCAAAGGTCAATGCGTATGTGCCGCATCTGGTAGAAGTGTGCACGAACATTGTGGAGACGAAGGGTCTGGGCGTGGTGGGCATCTATCGCATACCCGGCAACAAGGCGGCCATATCGGAGCTGTCCGAACTTGTTAACACCAAGGACTTTCAGTTCGAGAGTTGTGCCAGCGATGATCGCTGGGAGGATGTGAATGTGGTGAGCAGCCTGCTCAAGTTGTTTATTCGCAGCTTGCCCGATGCCTTGATGCCGGCAAGTTACTATATCAACTTCATTGAGGCGGACAAGAAGTTTGGCCTGGAGAGAATTGTCCTGTTGCGCGAGATTGTGGAATCGTTACCACGGCATCCCTACGAAACAATGAAGCACTTGATTCGGCATCTGTGCCGAGTGAGCGGCAATTGCGATGTGAACCGCATGGAGCCCAAGAACCTGGCCATCATATTTGGGCCATCGATAATCAGGACGCCGAACGATACCCTGGAAACGGCAGTCAAGGACATGAAGCATCAGTGCCGCATCGTTGAGCTGCTGGTCACACAG TACGACTACTTCTTCGAAGGAGGCAGTCTGCCGGATATAGCCGAAGTAAGCGGCGGTACCGCTGCCGTCAGCGCCGctcagccgcagcagcagacgCAGGAGGATCAGACGAGCATGCTGCTGCACAACCTGTCGAAGATCGAGCGGATCACCGAGCGCGAAACCACGCGCACCTCGCGCTTTATGCCGCAGCTCAGACGAAAGACCCATGGCAAGCGCAGCGCCGTAAACTCGGACACGTACTCCGGCGAGAGCGTTCTG TCGTTGGACTACGCCAAGGCGTCCGCCTCGGCCTCGGCATCCGCGAGCAGCACCGCCAGTACTTCGAGCAGTTCGACGCTCCACAGCGGTGGCAAGGCATCTGCCTCATCCTCATCCAGTTCCACTACCAAGTTCAGCTCATCGTCATCGTCGGCGTGCTCAACAACGGCGGTGGCTATTTCTTCCTCCATCTCGGCGACATCCTCCAAATTGTTGAGCGCCAATTTTAAGAAGCGTAGCACGGGAGGTTTCCTGGGCTCAAGATCATCGCATCAGACGCGCAAGGCCAGCTTAGACGAAAAGGACTCAGGACAGTCGTCTGGCAGCCTTGGTCACAGCCTGGGAGTAGGCATCAATCTGGCCAAGGAACAACAGCGCAGCAGCGTGGACATATCCATTCTGCTAACGGACGACGATTCTAGCAGCAGGCTGAGCGATACGG GTTCCATGTCGCTGACGACCATTACGGACACACTGGACAGCAAGCTACGCAACTTGCGCAGCGGCTCCGAATCGAACGATGAGAATGGATCGCCCGAGTTTCCCAAGAACCGGCGGCACACCTTGGGTCAACCGCTGCACATGCACTCCGAGAACATTCCGTATGCGGACGAGTCGCCTGAGCGGCTGTTCCATCAGTTTTGCAATCCCCTGGAGACAGCCCCCTTATCCCTGCACCTAAGCCGCTCCTGCACGGCCACCAATACAATTGGGGGCGATGAAAAGCCTTCAAAGCAGTCGGGTGGAGTTGCACCACTGCCCCCAAGTTTGCTTAAGGCGGCACATAAGCTACAGCACTCAGCCACGGTGCCCATTCATCAGGGAAGCTCCACTGCACCAACTAGCGGAGCAGCCACGCCAGTAGGCACGCCAACCGGGAGCGGTGGGGCCGGCGCTATTCCCTCGCGCAGCTCTTCGAGCAGTGTCACGACGCTAACCAAGAGCATACATCCCAGGTTCAGTAACTATCTAAGCTACGAAAGAGGCAATGCAGCCGCTGGAGGCGCTGAAAGGGTGGTGGGATCCGCCGGAGGAGCTGCCTCCGACGACGATTCCGAGGGCTCGACCACCAGTGATCCCAAGGAGAAGCTGCTTCTCGGCGAACGCCCGTCGCCTTCGTTTTTTATCGAGCGCTACaacaaaaagagaagagaTCATCGGTTATTTCGCAGCGCCAGTTTCAATTGCCGGAACTACTCCACCCGGCACATAACGGCGCAGCCCTCCGGAGGAGTAGCGGCGGGAGTATCGGGCGGAGTAGCTGGAGCGGTGGCGGTGGGAGTGGCTTGCTGCCAGGCATTGAGCACCACTGGCTTGACCAAGGACGAGAAGACTGATATGAACCTGACCAAGAAGCGCCAGATCCAGAACAAGCAGAATCGGTCCATTAAGCGGCGGCATACAGTAGGCGGTCCTCACGACTATTCCGCCAGCAATGGTGGCTGCTCGAATCACTCACACGGTCACGACCTGGCAGCCATCAACTACAATCACCACAATCGCCATCACCAGCAACAGTTGCTGAAGCTGGGCAGCGCTACATCTGGCGGTGGAGGCAGTggcgcagccgcggccgagaCGACGACCACCACAACGACCACCACCACGGTGCTGCGGCGCCTCGGTACGGGTCAAGCTGGCGCCGAAGCGAGTGTGGCATTGCCCGCATCTAGTTCCGGatccagcagcaacaacaataactcGCCCCAAAGCGATGGCAGTAATGGCAACGGCGGTGGAGTAGCAGGAGTGGCCTCCAGTGCACCGCCGACTGGCGTAGGTGTGggtggcaacaacagcagcggaagcagcagcaacagcagcagcaccagcacaaCTCCCGCTGGGAACGGCGATCAGGTCCTGGAAGTGGGCATACGCATCAAGAACATTAACCGGGGTCGCTTCTAG